A stretch of Phragmites australis chromosome 12, lpPhrAust1.1, whole genome shotgun sequence DNA encodes these proteins:
- the LOC133886627 gene encoding THO complex subunit 4A-like, with the protein MNGNESGVWAWAGRFLKGEAQPSPAQPSPTAVVAHWTGLDCFACPTSCGVFLVSSPPPFSLPAAAAPPREKRERERMADALDMSLDDLISKNKNKRHNQRPRGAGGPAPTAPRRRVNTRAAAAPYHLHHRTTSSFQAHARPMAYGYGAQPPMAALDTPTKLYISNLDYAVSNDDIKELFSDVGDIKRFSINYDRSGRSKGTAEVLFSRRSDALAAVKRYNNVQLDGKPMKIEIIGTNVEAPPTATFAFNPPAANFNLPFKGGPSRGGAGGWPRGRGGFGGRGRGRDHGGRGRGRGGRGDQQVSAEDLDADLDKYHTEAMQIS; encoded by the exons ATGAACGGAAACGAAAGTGGTGTCTGGGCCTGGGCTGGACGGTTCCTCAAAGGGgaagcccagcccagcccagcccagcctaGCCCAACAGCAGTAGTAGCCCACTGGACTGGACTGGACTGCTTTGCTTGTCCAACTAGTTGCGGTGTCTTCCTCGTCtcgtctcctcctcccttctctctccccgccgccgccgccccgccgcgggagaagagagagagagagaggatggccGACGCCCTCGACATGTCCCTCGACGACCTCATCTCCAAAAACAAGAACAAGCGGCACAACCAACGCCCCCGCGGAGCTGGAGGCCCTGCACCCACAGCCCCCCGCCGCCGCGTCAACACCCGCGCTGCTGCCGCCCCTtaccacctccaccaccgcaCCACCTCCTCTTTCCAG GCACATGCGCGGCCCATGGCGTATGGATACGGGGCCCAGCCCCCGATGGCCGCCCTCGACACTCCCACCAAGCTCTACATCTCCAACCTCGACTACGCCGTCTCCAACGACGACATCAAG GAACTCTTTTCTGATGTTGGTGATATCAAGCGTTTCTCCATTAACTATGACAGGAGTGGAAGATCAAAG GGAACTGCGGAGGTTTTGTTCTCAAGAAGATCGGATGCTCTAGCTGCTGTTAAGAGGTACAACAATGTGCAGCTTGATGGCAAACCTATGAAAATCGAGATCATTGGAACAAATGTTGAGGCGCCACCAACCGCCACCTTCGCCTTCAATCCACCAGCTGCAAACTTCAATTTGCCTTTCAAAGG TGGACCTAGTAGGGGTGGTGCTGGAGGATGGCCTCGGGGTAGAGGTGGATTCGGTGGGCGTGGGCGTGGGCGAGACCATGGGGGCCGTGGACGAGGGAGGGGAGGGCGTGGCGATCAGCAAGTTTCTGCTGAGgatctggatgctgacttggaCAAGTACCACACTGAAGCAATGCAAATCAGCTAA